The window ctactctcttgtgatgaattgagtttcccctttgaagttatcttatcggattgtgtctttatgagaacacttgatgtatgtcttaccgtgattatctgtggtgacaatgggatatcttgtgccacttgatgtatgttttggtgatcaacttgcgggtttcgtgacattgggaacctatgcatagaggttggcacacgttcttgactctccggcagtagctttgggacactctttgaagtacttttatgttggttggatgaatctgagattgtgtgatgcatatcgtataatcatgcctacggatacttgaggtgacaatggagtatctaggtgacattagggttttggttgatttgtgtcttgaggtgttattctactacgaactcttttgtagatcgatccgaacgaatagctttgaggtggtttcgtaccctaccataatctctacgtttgttctctgctattagtggcttcggagtgactctttgttgcatgttgagggcttgttatatgatctatctatgttattattattgagagaacttgcactagtgaaagtatgaaccctaggccttgtttcctatcattgcaataccgtttacgctcacttttatcgcttgttaccttgctgtttttattatttcagattacaaaaacctatatctactatctattttgcacttgtatcttcatctcttcgccgaactagtgcacctatacaatttgccattgtattgggtgtgttggggacacaagagactctttgttatttggttgcagggttgcttgagagagaccatcttcatcctacgcctcctacggattgataaaccttaggtcatccacttgagggaaatttgctactgtcctacaaacctgtgcacttgcaggcccaacaacgtctacaagaagatggttgtgtagtagacatcacatattaatactcctctgatcatgaacatgaatatgctttgtgagtagttacgtttgttcccgaggacatgggtgaagtcttgctattagtagtcatgtgaatttggtattcgtttgatattttgatgagatgtatgttgtctctcctctagtggtgttatgtgaacgtcgactacatgacacttcaccattatttgggcctagaggaagtcattgggaagtagtaagtagatgataggttgctagagtgacagaagcttaaaccctagtttatgcgttgctttgtaaggggctaatttggatccactagtttcatgctatggttaggtttaccttaatacttcttttgtagttgtggatgcttgcaataggggttaatcataagtgggatgcttgttcaagaaagggcagtacccaagcaccggtccactcacatatcaaattatcaaagtaccgaacgcgaatcatatgagcgtgatgaaaactagcttgacgataattcccatgtgtcctcgggagcgcttttctcattataagaaattgtccaggcttgtcctttgctacaaaaaggattggaccaccttgctgcaccttatttactttcattgcttgttacccgctacaaattatcttatcacaaaactatctgttacctacaatttcagtgcttgcagagaataccttactgaaaaccgcttgtcatttccttctgctccttgttgggttcgacactcttacttatcgaaaggactatgatagatcccctatacttgtgggtcatcatggctaCATCATGACTTCCCAATGTCAAACCGTGCATGCCCAGATTGCAATGGCTACCAGGCAAATATGTAAGTGCAGTATACTACCCATCAACAAAATCTATGTACCAATTAATTATCAACTTGTGTCTTCGGGTGATAACGTGCCAATGTCAGTATGCATACTAGTAGATATAGACAAAAGGTTTTTGCCAGCctttgtttccctcaagaaggtttTTTCTCTTAAGAAACATGAAAGCAAAGTGCATTAGCCATGGACACCTAGGATTTCTGGGTGATGTGCAATCAGACGACAAGAACTAGGTTTGAGCAGGGTAAAGGGACATGAAAGGATGCACGCACATAAACTAAAATTCTGCTAACCAGAAAATTCCGCTATAATATCAATGATCTACTAAATATGACAAGACCATGAAATGTCAATGCGCTTCCAAACTTCCATAAAAGAATAATGTTCTGCCGACCATCATTTTGCTAAGTTGCACATTAACAATTCAACAAAGTTTAAACTGTTTTGCTAAGTTGCACAAGAGAAACCACAATGATAGGTTTCCAGCTGAGACAATACATGGGAAGGAGAAACTAAAACATCATGGTAACAGGCTAACCACCAACACATGGCACCATTATTGATGACCCTTTAGAGAAACATAAATCTGCAGACAAACATCATGACCGAGCTCACATCTTAGTCCCAATCGATGGATGGaacctacccaaacaagacaaggcACAATAAGTTTGCTTCAAAGATTTACCCAGATGACGTAAACGAAAATTTCAAATATCCTGAATAGTACTTTGATGTAGAAGAAATAAACTACATCCTAAGCAAAATTAGGTAATAGTTTAGCCTTGTGAGGCAACTCTACGATAAATATGACCATTCAGAGAGGCCTCAAGACCCAAGAGCGCTTTAGGCTTGAAACAAGTTGGAACCCATGCAATTTGACTACGGATCTCTGATAATCATACCGACAACATGCTTggacaacagtaaaaatagcgaggcAAAGGCGGTCCTTGCTGGATGGATGTAGAGCACTATAGTGTGCATTCTACCCACTATGAATTCTTACAAAATGTATTCTACCAAATGGAATACGAGAGAAGAGCTAAGCTGGATTTTAAGAGATGCTATTTTCACCAATAACTAAAAAAAAGGAAAATTGTAAATTCGTGAACCGAAAATGATAAAAGGTAAGAGAATAAAAAACTTGCATGTATGGTACAAATTTATAGGCACATCAGAAATGTGTGCTAACTACTGTACTGTCACCAGAAATTACTAAATAATAAGTTGTGTGAAATTTGACATTGTTTTACACTCCATCGGCATGCAAACCCACAATATGGATGGATGTCAATGGTTTGTCATACATTCTAATTGATGTGTAATTACAACGGACCAGTTAGAGCAAGTAGGTAGGGATACCAAATATGGATGGAGGTAACTTACAATCTAAGTGTGATCATGACACTTGATGCTAATCTGCTCAGGAAGTATGCCACATGTCCTCAAGACGTCCAAAATCTTGTGAACACCGTTATCAACTTTTCTACATTTAATGTTGACAACCAAATGAGGGGGACACACAAATGATTACCTGGATCCTTCTCCTCCTACAAAGTTCTACAAGATGCAGAAATTCATTGCGACAAAAAGTCATACAAGATAAAACCTTCATAAGACATCAACATATTTGAATCAAATACCTCAGGGAAATCGATCTTAAGAGTGAGCTTCTCAAGATTTGGAGAGTGTTCGAGAATGCAAACTAGGTCAGCAGCCGTAAACCAATCATTAAGTTTCAGAGTCTTTAATTTGTCAAATTTAGGGCACCATTCCAAATCTCGTTTGAAGATAGGCTGGACAAATTGCATATGAACAAAAAACAATTCAGACTCTAACACAATATATTAGGAAATACAGTTGGGTACTCCAATTACAAAATTAGGGAAAAGGAAAACTACACCATAGGCCCTAAACTATCACATTTTATTTAATTAGGAAATCATGTTAGTAATATATTGATTTAAGGTCCACCTGGTGAAGATAGAGTTAGCAATATGTGGAGATGAAAATAAACAACTTGACTATATGCAACACTAACAATGGATATAGATACTATAGGTACAAGAGAAACCACGAGTGGTAACTAGCAAATAATAGTAGGAGTAAGATAGTGGAAAGTATACCAATTTAGGCGTAGCAATCAATTTCAGATCAACAACATTGGATAATCCATTGAGAAGCAGACACTTCTTGTGAGAACATCCACCACATTTACGGTCACTATGACAGAAATTGTAACACCTATTGCCAAGCAGAATAGATGCTTTTTCCAGCAATGGCATCTCTTCAAGGGAAGAAGTCAAGCACTGAAAACTACCTAGTTCCAGTGAGATAAGGCGCCGGGCAGTAATAGGAATGTGGTTATCCTCGGAGAAGGTACAATGCCCAATTAACCACAGATGCTTTAGTGAATTAGAACATATCTTCCCTGCGTCAACGTAGCATCTTTCTATTGTTAGCTCCTCTAATACTGGGTAGCCTGAGAAATCTACTGAGGAACCTACGAGGTCAAGGAATCGAAATTCTATGATCCTCAAGTGGCGGGAGATGAGAGGTGAATCATTGACTAGTAATGGTTCATATAAAATATCACTAGCACAAATCGAGAGCTTCTCAACCCGGCACTTTAGAGCGTACTCGACCAATGGCTTGGCTTCTGTGAAATTGATATAGTCCTCATCACTGTAGGGATTGATCTGGCAGTTGGTCAGAGATGCATCCCCCCTAAGATGGATTATCAGCTTCACCAATTTATTGAAACGCTCGCGACTAAAACTTGACCAGTTCTCAAAGATGAAGCGCAAGCTGGTTTTATGCCTCCAGAGGTCACGCCACTGGGTACCGAGCACGCAAGTCTGTAGGGCTTCATCCCCTGGCAGAAGGGAAAGGATGTGCTCGAGCACATCGTCGGAGAGGACGCAGAAAGGATCCGTGCCTGTGTCAACAGCCTTTTTGTGCATTTCGTCGAACAGGTGGCGGGTTCTGCGGGTGCAGGAACGAAATCAACAGAAACACGAGGAAAGTGGAAACCACAAAGTCGATTGGGGTATTGGAGACAAAGAAAAAGATTGCAGCATCACCTGAGCATGACTCCTGGACAGGTCGAAGCTCTGGCCGCTGCCGGCCGCGGGGAAGAACAAGGAGGGGAAGACGCTTCTTCCCATCCCATCCCTACGGTATTTAAACCACGAGGGTTCGGAGCAATCCCTAGATCTCGATTCCCCATGCGTCATTATTGCCCcgctcatttatttatttttaggacagTAAAACCGCACCGCTTTCCTGCCCTCTCACGCACTATGCAGTTATGGCCGTCCATTCTTTTGATCCGGTCGTTTCTAGTCATCGGATCCAGTCGTTTCTAGTCAAGCTGTCCTAATGGGCTGCTGCTCTAGAGGCTAAAAGCGATCCTTCTAGTTAATTGGGCCTGCACTCTCGCGCGAAGCCCACTCCAGCCTTGGAGAAAATAGAACTAGCGAAGCGGGCCTCCTCCCCTTCGCTCGACCTCCACTCGTCTGTTCATCTATTCCTGCAGCCACCACCCGAACGAGAAAGGCCAGGGATGAGGCTAGCGACGGCGATGCGCGGCGTGGAGGCGACGGGTCAAGGCACGTCGTCGACTCCGTCCCCCGTGCCGGCGACCGCCTCCCAGCCGCCGctccttcttcctctgctccaGCCTCCGACGTTCCCCTCCCCACACGTCGCAAAGGAGGTGAGTGTTCACACTTCACACTCACCCGCTCGGTCCTTGCCTATAGCCATCACATGTGGAGCCAGTGATGGGTTCATCGGCGGGCACGATGTGGGAGGAGGATCGACTTGGGATCTGCCAACATCCAGTAAGCGAGGACCAGAGAAATCCCCTTTGCTAGATGATACTCCAATATTGATCTAGATGATCTCCCCGATTTGGCAATGTCGCATTCAACCTCTTGGTTTGCTAATTTCACTCCGCTCCGGATGCACCACATGCTATGGCGAGTGACAGAGACCACTTTCGGCCAAGCTCGCCACAACTTTGTCAGCTCCTGATGATTACAGTAACAACATGTATCACAATTGTAGTAAGATGTGCTTTCGCAGACGATGACACATGTATGAATTATGAAATGTGTTTTGACCAGGACAAAATAGCGATGCCTAATTTGTCCCGGATATAATATACATATCAGTTTGTAGCCAATCATTTTATTTTTATAATATAAGAATGAAAAAGATGTGATAACTCCTGGGTCTCTACACCCTCTTTGAACAGTAAATCTAAAAAAGTAGAAAAAAATATCCAAAAAACCTGAAACTTTGCGACATCATATATGGTCAAACTTTGTAGGTTCTTGCAAGTTTTCGTCAAAATATCATGTAGAGCTCCTCAAATATCACGAGTTTCAGATTTCAGTGCCAAAAGTACTCAAAACTTCAAGCATTGAAATATTTTTATTGTGTAGAGATCCTCGAATGTTTTTTGGCATGAAAACTTGCAAGCACCTATAAAGTTCGATCATATTTGATGATGAAAACTTGCAAAGCCCACGTACCATCCTCTAATCCCTTCCCACATTCCTTTTTATATGCCAAGaaaccccctccccctcccactcccatcccatcaatCCTCGGACTTCTCGTCGCCATTGATTTTGCAGCCGACCGTGTCATCCCTGTCCCCGGCTCGCCCTCGATGGCCACATCACGGCCCGTCGTGCCATCTCCTTCTTTGGCTTGGTGCTCCTCAGCACCATCTTCAAATTGACCGAAACACCAAAGGCTTTTCAAGCAACTCAAGATAAGCAAAAACATAAATCAAAATCTAAGTTTTGACTCGGTTAATATCACCCTATTCAAATAGCAGTTTACTTACTCTCTAAGAAAACACAAATAGTACAAAAGTTTTCACCAATTTTGTAGCAATCCTTTTATCCCCAGCAAGAAGTACCATTTGTCCTTCTTTCCTATTCGGACGATGTCGAGTTAGATGTGGTGTCGGCACCAACGGAGGTGATGATATCATTTGCCCTTCTTTCCGTATTGGCATGCAAGGCTACATGCCAGTAAGAGGTACCGGTGATAGATGCAAGGCATCAACGGTGAGCGCTAGGTCGGGGTTAAGGGTAGGAGTATTTATAGAGATGACATTAACTTAAATGACATCCACTAAAAAAGATACCGGTGGCACCAATGAAGGTGACGATATCATTAGCCTTTCTTTGCATATTTGCATGAAATTTCTGCTAACATGCATCAACATTTTGGTAGTCAAATATGTGGGCAAATCTTGATTCAAACGATGTTGCTTCCCTGCTCTTGTGCAACATTATGCTCAATGATGATTTGTACAATACGTCTATCAATTCGCTTGTGATAATGCACCTATTCTGAACAAATGTACCTCAATTGGcatctactccctctgtttttaaatacaagtcattttagagatttcaatgtgGTCTATAtagagagcaaaatgagtgaatctacattttaaAATAGGTTTATTAGcttaaaaacgtttttatattatgagACGAAGCGAGTAGTTCTTATTtaaatctctaaaaaagacttgCACTTAAGAAGGGAGGGAGTGCGTCAGTGCACCATAATTTGAATTACTAATAGTTTGTCAAATGTTTCTAGTATCTGACTAAATGACGAGTCGATCATTGGACTCAAGCCGCGCCATAGCCATCGATCATGGTTATTCATACATGATACAACTATTGGAGATGCCCTCAGCAATACGGTTTGAGTCCATGAGTTCATTCTGCAGGGACTTTTACTTCATTTATTCTAGCATAGCAGATACAGCACAGCAGCACGTTCCTGAGATCAGATCAGTGGTACGCGGCGGGTGCGAGGCGCGGGCGCACGACGGCCCTGAGCGGCACCTTCTTCTGCAGCGCGAGGCCGAACTCCTCCTCCATGTCCATCCCGGCCCCCTCCGGCACCGGCATCTCCCAGTCGAAGGCGTGCACCAGCGCGCCCAGCATGTGGTGCACCAGGGCCACCCCCATCCGCGCGCCCGCGCAAATCCTCCTTCCGGCGCCGAACGGGATGAGCTCGAAGTGGCTCCCCAGGGGCTCCACCTTGCTCCCCTCCTCCGTCGTGAACCTGTCGGGGTCGAACCTCGCCGGCTCCGGCCACGCCGCGGGGTCCCGGCCGATGGCCCAGATGTTGACGAGCAGCCTCGTGCCCTTCGGAACGTGGTACCCCTGCACCGTGCATGGCTCGGTGGAGAGGCGGGGCAGGCTGAGCGGCGTCGACGGGTGCAGGCGGAACGTCTCCTTGCAGATGGCGCGGAGGTAGGGGAGGCGCGGGACGTCGGATTCCTCGAGGAGGCGGTCTCGGCCCACCACGCCGTCCATCTCTGCCTGTGCTTGCCGGAGGATCGCCGGGTTCGCCAGCATCTCCGCCAGCGCCCACTCGATGGTGCTCGACGACGTGTCCGTCCCCGCCGTGAACAGGTTCTGCATGCACGCGATGCATGTGCCATGTGTCATGAGTGCATATGCATGTCTGGTTATTTACAGCGAGGGATCGAGAATGGCGTACGTTAAGTAGAGCTTTGATGTTGAGGTCTGTGACGCCGTCCTCCCCGGCACCGGCATCGCCACGACAGGCGATCAGCCGGTCGACAAGGTCCGGATGGCGGCCGTGCTGCCTGTCACTGTGGGCCACGGCCGCCTCATGTTCGGACAGCAGCCGGCTCCAGACCCTGTCGAGCCTCGCCGACAGCCGGCGCATCCTCCGGCCGAGCCCCTGCAGGTCCATCCACGCGACGGCCGGCAGGAAGTCGCCGAGGTTCACCAGCCCGGCAGTGGTCATCAGCTCAACCACCATCTCCTTGAACTCCCTCGCCTCCTCGCCCCCGGCCTCGTCCAGCACCCGCCGGCCCACCACCGCCTGCCCGATCATGTTGGCCATCGCGCAGAACAGGAACTCCGGCACCTCCACCGCCGTGCCCGCGCCCCGCCGGCTCATGGCGCGGACCATGCGGGCGACCTCCTCGCGGCGCgcgccggcccagtcggcgagcgCCTGGGGGCCGAGCAGGCCGAGGCTGCACTCCCGGCGCAGGCGGCGCCACCTGGGGCCGTAGGGCGCGAAGACGAGGTCCTGGGCGCCGTACGCGAGCACCGTGGGCGCCACGTCGTCGGCAGGCCGGTCGAGGAAGCTGCCGCCGTGGTCCCTGAGGAAAAGGCGCGCCGCGTCCGGCGTGGAGGCCACCACGACGCCCTGCCTGCCGAGGGTCAGGTGCATGATCGGTCCGTGCAGCCTGGCCAGAGCGGCGAGCGCCCGGTGCGGCGCCCGGCCCAGCAGCGGCAGCGCGCCGACCACCGGGTAGCCTCTCGGGCCgggaggcagcggcagcggcgacgcGCGCTTGGTCCGGAGGATGGTGCGCGTGAGGTAGTGGAGAAGGACGCAGAGGATCGCTAGGACTAGGAGCTCTTGAAACATGGTGGTGTTAGTAGCACTTCCCGACTCCATAGTCGTCGATCTCGTGTCGTGCTGCACTGCTGTGCTGATCGATCGACGTGCAGACAAGAAGTGAAGGATTTTATAGGGCAAATTGGAGTGTGCGAATCCCTGGTAAAATCTACCATTCCTAGACGACTTTGGTCAATCGATCTACCGTTCCCTGTCGATCGTGGCCATGCATGCCGGCAATCTAGCTACCATTCCCTGTGGTGGCCATGCATGCCGGCAATCTACCATTCCCTCTTGAAATAGCCAGAATTAATTCCAAGTACCACAGTGACCGGCCGTGTCAGAGTCGAATTAGTTAGATAGAAAGCATGCATTTTATCCATGAAATGACATAGCTAACTAACTTTAAGACGAGAGGGAATGGTAGATTGACGACCAAAATTGTAAAGACCTGGCTGGGAAGGTATTGCTAACGGCCGTGCCGATGTGAGAATGAACATACACAGTTTTTTTCTTCGAGAGTACGACAATagcgtaccatatttttatagaagagagTATAATTACAAGAAGCCAACAACAAATGCGAACATTCACGTCGACACACCCACAACACCATGACACAAGTAGTCTACTCTCTCACAAAAGGATCTAAACCTCCGACTCCAAGCCCTGCAAGCTTCCACTCTTTGATATCTGCAAGCACCATCTCCACTAGTTGGGATGGGGTTCTTTGTTGCTGCGGTTTGTTGAAGACCCTTGTGTTCCTTTGCTTCCATAGCGACCATGCAGTTCCGATGACGTAGGAGTCGAATCCACGTAGAATTTTCTTGGAGAATCTCCCTCGTTGCTTCAACCACCAGTCAGTAAACGTCTCATCGTCAGTCGGCAGCTCTGTGTTTACTTGTAGCACGTCGAAGCACCGGTGCCACACCTCCTTAGCGTAATTACAATGGGCAAGAATGTGGTCCACGCCGTCAACCTCCTGTAGACATGTGAAACAAGCTGAAGGCACCTCTTGGAGGCCATGTCGCGCACGTCTATCACTGTCCAGAGCCGGTATTGGACCATAAGCCATAAGCCACGACAACTTGTATTTGGAAGAGCTGGGCTACGCATTTGTGTTTGGAATGGCTATCTGATGAACACTCTTCCGGAGCGCAACCCTGGCGAACGCTCTCCCAGCCGTCGCATGGATGTTGGCACATGGCCAACGCCACGTAGATCAGCTGGAGGTGTTGCTGGGAAGCATTTTGTTGGCAAAcaatctcctttttttctctcaaaATATGTACCTAGGGGACTCTAaccaaagaccccccccccccttcaccACTTGGACTGAAGCAACAGCGTGCGCACTGAACTAAAACTGTTTTGTTATATTTTAAAGCTGAAttcttttttattttaatttttcatTAAAAATCCAGGATTTCCCCAATATTGATAGAACATTTTTTTACATGGGAATTTTTCCAGCTTTCCATGTGCCTATTTATTAAATGTAGCATGACACTTTTTACAGTCTTTTTTGTAATGCCCTCATGGCAATTTTTTATTAAGAGCATGGCATTTTAATAATTAGTAACATGTCATTTTTATTATTAAAAGAGGATTCCAGTTGTTTTTATGCAAGTCACTTTAATTATCAGTAACACATATTTTTTATTGTCAAGACAATATAACTTTTATGATTAAGATCATGGCATTTTTCTTATTAATAACATGAATTTTTTATTCTTAGGAGGATGGTAGTTTATTATTAACAGGTTGGTAGTTTTATTATTGAGAGCATGCCATTTATATTATCAAGAGGATCATAGTTTTATTATTAAGACGATGGCAGTTTCATTTTTGTGGGCATGACATTTTTTGTTATCATAGTAAATTATAAAATATAGAAATGGCAGTTTTGTAAAGCAGCATGGCAATTTTCATATTATTCAGAGCATGGCGTTTATAAATTTATGTTTTTCTTGGTTTTTATAAGAAAATGTGTATTTTTTGTTCATGGCATTTTTATCTAGAGGATGGTAGTTTTAAAGGTTAGCATGGCAGGATTTTTTGTAGACCAGAAGACCTTTTTTTATCATACACAATGTAAATTTATAAATGAGAGAATGGGCAGTTTTGTAAAGTAGCATGGCATATTCCATAACTCAGATAATGGAGTTTCAAAAAATTAGGTTTTCTCTATCTTTTATAAGAAAATATATTTTTGGTCCATgacatttttttaaataaaatcaGTTAACCAGGCCATTTGGGTCAATCGAGGTCGCCCTAGCCTACCCCCTAACGAACGATCAGAAACGATCACTGGGAGTTGCTCCCGTAGCGAATGAATCGTTTGATGGGAGCAGCTCCCAGATAATTAGTCATCAGATATTTGGGTCTTTTTTTGTGCCGGTGTATGTGGTTGTGCTTGCCTAGCTAGTGATCATGCAAGCAGGCTCTAGCTGGTGCTCACATGGGGGCATACCACAATAGAATTGATTTGTGTACGATCTCCAAATGAAAATTTGACCCTAAGTTTGTTGTTCAAGTGTGATTGATTAGAGTCGGACAAAAAGTGTAATCATTGGAATTTGAAATGAGTTAAACACATTGCAGAATTGGTAAATCTCATGGTGAGGGTATGTAACGAGAGAATATCCAGTGGTACCACACCTTAAATGCTCCCATGATACCTAAAAAATCAATTTTAAATGTATAAAATCATCTGGAAAAAATCATGAATGTTCACAAGGAATGTGTCTGCAACCCCTAAAAATTTCAGCTTCACACTCGAAATGCACATTGAGAAAGGAAAAAGACAAATCCAGATGTGAATCGTGTCAATTTCGCTTTTGACTTTGTGTGACACTATTCATGTTAGATTTGTCATTCTTGTTTCTCAATGTGTATTTTAAATTTGGATCTGGTTTTTTAGGGATTGTAATCACATACGCTGTGAATATTCATTTTTTAGAACTTTTTAAAACATtcaaaattaatttttcaaaattgGTATCATAGAAGCATTTATGATGTAGTATCTCCTGATAGTCTCATAGCAGTTAATATGCCAGGAGTGTCTGAAGATTCAACTTTTGGAGTCCTTACGTCCAATAGGATTCTTATACATTTTGTGCTAGCTAAAATTATCTCATGCAAGGACAATTTTCATATATTTATATGCCAGGCGATGTGCCTTGAAATCCTGCGTGTCAGACACGTGACACTAAATTAGCTCTGCAATTGAATGTAGTGTTTTTGAGCTcgagctcgggtgaacagtaacAAAAAAAGttgaaaacaaattcaaaaaattgtGAGTTTTGGCAAATATTGACAAATGTTTTGAGTGCTCAGAAAATTTCATCCTGGAATGACATTCGTGAAAGTCATGGCACAGAAAACCGATGCTCCAAAAGTGCTATTTTGAAAGCAT is drawn from Triticum dicoccoides isolate Atlit2015 ecotype Zavitan chromosome 6B, WEW_v2.0, whole genome shotgun sequence and contains these coding sequences:
- the LOC119324825 gene encoding flavonoid 3',5'-hydroxylase 1-like produces the protein MESGSATNTTMFQELLVLAILCVLLHYLTRTILRTKRASPLPLPPGPRGYPVVGALPLLGRAPHRALAALARLHGPIMHLTLGRQGVVVASTPDAARLFLRDHGGSFLDRPADDVAPTVLAYGAQDLVFAPYGPRWRRLRRECSLGLLGPQALADWAGARREEVARMVRAMSRRGAGTAVEVPEFLFCAMANMIGQAVVGRRVLDEAGGEEAREFKEMVVELMTTAGLVNLGDFLPAVAWMDLQGLGRRMRRLSARLDRVWSRLLSEHEAAVAHSDRQHGRHPDLVDRLIACRGDAGAGEDGVTDLNIKALLNNLFTAGTDTSSSTIEWALAEMLANPAILRQAQAEMDGVVGRDRLLEESDVPRLPYLRAICKETFRLHPSTPLSLPRLSTEPCTVQGYHVPKGTRLLVNIWAIGRDPAAWPEPARFDPDRFTTEEGSKVEPLGSHFELIPFGAGRRICAGARMGVALVHHMLGALVHAFDWEMPVPEGAGMDMEEEFGLALQKKVPLRAVVRPRLAPAAYH